The Blattabacterium sp. DPU genome includes a window with the following:
- the pyrH gene encoding UMP kinase: protein MKYKRSLLKLSGEALMGENEFGFHSTRLKQYAEEVKKVVEMGAQVAIVIGGGNIFRGFSRIKEKTINRIKGDYMGMLATVINGIALQSYLENVGICTYIQTAIRMDEIAEPFGKDRAIHHLEKGRVVIFVAGLGNPYFTTDTAAVLRAIEIKADVLLKGTRVDGIYTKDPEKDKYAKKLKNISFDMAYQMGIKVMDQTAFILGNENNLPIIIFDINRKGNFQKVISGEKIGTMVSKKKEDYG, encoded by the coding sequence ATGAAGTATAAAAGATCATTATTGAAATTAAGTGGAGAAGCTCTTATGGGAGAAAACGAATTTGGATTTCATTCTACTCGTCTTAAACAATATGCTGAAGAAGTGAAAAAAGTGGTAGAAATGGGAGCTCAAGTAGCTATAGTTATTGGAGGAGGGAATATATTTAGAGGATTTTCTAGAATTAAAGAAAAAACTATAAATCGTATAAAAGGAGATTACATGGGGATGTTAGCAACTGTTATTAACGGAATTGCTTTACAATCATATTTAGAAAATGTTGGAATATGTACCTATATTCAGACAGCTATTAGAATGGATGAAATAGCAGAACCTTTTGGTAAAGATAGAGCAATACACCATCTTGAAAAGGGAAGAGTTGTAATATTTGTAGCGGGATTAGGAAATCCTTATTTTACAACAGATACAGCTGCTGTTTTGCGCGCTATAGAAATAAAAGCAGATGTATTATTGAAAGGAACTAGAGTAGACGGGATATATACAAAAGATCCAGAAAAAGATAAATATGCTAAAAAACTGAAAAATATATCTTTTGATATGGCATATCAAATGGGAATTAAAGTTATGGATCAAACAGCTTTTATTCTAGGAAATGAAAATAATTTACCAATTATCATTTTTGATATTAACAGAAAAGGAAATTTTCAAAAAGTAATTTCTGGAGAAAAAATAGGAACTATGGTTTCTAAAAAAAAAGAAGATTATGGATGA
- a CDS encoding Glu/Leu/Phe/Val family dehydrogenase, which yields MSKNQNKTGAYSFFNCIEKNFDKAARFLSIEKGLLEQIKACNAVYRMHFPVKMGKEIKVIEAYRVQHSHHKLPCKGGIRYSMKVNQDEVMTLAALMTYKCAIVDVPFGGAKGGIKIDPQTISTENIEKITRRYTSELIKKNFIGPGIDVPAPDYGTGEREMSWIFDTFLSLRSGDVDALACVTGKPVSQGGVRGRKEATGLGVFYGIRELCNVKEDMNSIGLDIGLIGKKIIIQGLGNVGYHAATFFHKAGAIIIALAEREGAIYNEKGLNVSKVFSHLKNTGSILNFPEAKNIENTEKALELECDILIPAALENVIHKNNANRIKAKIIGEAANGPITPEADEILEKKGVIIIPDIYLNAGGVTVSYFEWLKNLSHVRYGRMEKKFSENMNAELLQVIETICKKRVSTKEKKIILRGPREIDFVRSGLEDTMINGFHKIRDLKKSSKIENMRTAAFVLAINKIIDSYEKLGIFP from the coding sequence ATGTCAAAAAATCAAAATAAAACTGGGGCATATAGTTTTTTTAATTGTATAGAAAAAAATTTTGATAAAGCTGCACGATTTCTCTCTATTGAAAAAGGTCTTCTAGAACAAATTAAAGCTTGCAATGCTGTATATAGAATGCATTTTCCTGTGAAAATGGGAAAAGAAATTAAAGTCATTGAAGCATATAGAGTTCAACATTCTCATCATAAACTTCCTTGTAAAGGAGGAATCAGATATAGTATGAAAGTGAATCAAGATGAAGTTATGACTTTAGCAGCTTTAATGACTTATAAATGTGCCATAGTTGATGTTCCTTTTGGAGGGGCTAAAGGAGGTATAAAAATTGATCCACAAACTATATCAACAGAAAACATAGAAAAGATAACACGTCGTTATACCTCCGAATTAATTAAAAAAAATTTTATTGGACCTGGAATAGATGTTCCCGCTCCTGATTATGGAACTGGAGAAAGAGAAATGAGTTGGATTTTTGATACTTTTTTATCTCTTCGTTCCGGTGATGTAGATGCATTAGCTTGTGTTACAGGAAAACCTGTTTCTCAAGGAGGAGTAAGAGGAAGAAAAGAAGCAACAGGGTTAGGCGTTTTTTATGGAATAAGAGAATTATGTAATGTAAAAGAAGATATGAATTCTATTGGTCTTGATATAGGATTAATTGGAAAAAAAATTATAATACAAGGATTAGGAAATGTAGGTTATCATGCAGCCACTTTTTTTCATAAAGCAGGGGCTATTATAATAGCTTTAGCAGAAAGAGAAGGTGCTATTTATAACGAAAAAGGATTAAATGTATCCAAAGTTTTTTCACATTTAAAAAATACTGGATCTATATTAAATTTTCCAGAAGCAAAAAATATAGAAAATACGGAAAAAGCTTTAGAATTAGAATGTGATATATTGATTCCAGCAGCATTAGAAAATGTAATCCATAAAAATAATGCAAATCGTATTAAGGCTAAAATTATTGGAGAAGCAGCAAACGGACCTATTACACCTGAAGCTGATGAAATATTGGAAAAAAAAGGAGTAATTATTATTCCTGACATTTATTTAAATGCAGGAGGAGTCACTGTTTCTTATTTTGAATGGTTAAAAAATTTAAGTCATGTACGTTATGGTCGCATGGAAAAAAAATTTAGCGAAAATATGAATGCAGAATTATTACAAGTTATAGAAACAATTTGCAAAAAAAGAGTTTCAACAAAAGAAAAAAAAATTATTCTAAGAGGACCAAGAGAAATAGATTTTGTGCGTAGCGGGTTAGAAGATACAATGATAAATGGATTTCACAAAATCCGTGATTTAAAAAAATCATCAAAAATAGAAAATATGCGTACGGCAGCATTTGTATTAGCTATCAATAAAATTATTGATTCTTATGAAAAATTAGGAATTTTTCCATAA
- the leuS gene encoding leucine--tRNA ligase has protein sequence MEYNFRKIEKRWQIYWKKYNIFYTKENKKIKYYILNMFPYPSGTGLHVGHCLGYIASDVYARYKRVVGYNVLNPIGFDSFGLPAEQYAIQTGKHPHNTIMKNSCRYKEQINKIGLSFDWNRELYTSNPNYYRWTQWMFIQIFNSWYDKNSKQAKPIDFLIEEFNQNGNHFINASTTSNYKFDSKTWKKLNSYEKESILLNYRLAFLCNNTVNWCPELGTVLANDEIKNGKSERGGYPVYKKKMLQWHIRISAYAERLLKGLDIIDCSKSLKKLQSNWIGKSIGTSIFFKILYPIGEINQIELFTSYPEMIFGMTFIILSPDHPLSEKISIFSLHHKDVFTYVNKEFCIDENTKNISGVFTGNYVLHPFIQKKRIPIYISNFFSIKNQTKSIIGIPGHEEKSKKFAQKFNIEIIKVLDFNEKCINSNFLNGFNRKQAKEKIIKILITKKIGETKTSYKIHDAVFSRQRYWGEPIPIYFKNKIPKIIPLDQLPIMLPKIDNFHTINDKSPLGRAKNWAWDEKNMKIVPNILIDQKYIFPIETSTMPSWAGSSWYFLRYMDVHNNQFFIDKKKENYWKNVDLYIGGAEHSTGHLIYARFWHKFLLDRGWITTEEPFKKILNQGMILSYSAIIFKVTGKNIFVSYGLLKNKKHAYSSFQEVYVDISLIKKNNELDINKFKKYRFEFYSSIFILERGIFFCKRKLEKMSKSKYNVINPDEIYEKYGSDVFRIYEMFLGPIYQSKPWDEKKINGIKNFMNKFWCLFHKNKIFKVSEINPTLQEYKILHNAIKKMQEKMQSFSCNTSISLLMITTNQLTVLKCNKRKILEPLVQLMAPFAPHISEEIWYKLGHKKSIIFYNFPIFNAKYIVEKEITYPIMFNGKLKFVEKFNYNTSIKEIKHKILNHPKTKFVLKKKTLQKIILIPKKIINILFK, from the coding sequence ATGGAATATAATTTTCGTAAAATAGAAAAACGTTGGCAAATATATTGGAAAAAATATAATATATTTTATACAAAAGAAAATAAAAAAATAAAATACTACATTTTGAATATGTTTCCTTATCCTTCTGGAACTGGACTTCATGTTGGACATTGTTTAGGATACATAGCTTCAGATGTTTATGCAAGATATAAACGAGTAGTAGGATATAATGTTCTAAATCCTATAGGATTTGATTCTTTTGGTCTTCCTGCAGAACAATATGCTATACAAACAGGAAAACATCCTCATAACACTATTATGAAAAATTCATGTAGATATAAAGAACAAATAAATAAAATAGGACTTTCTTTTGATTGGAATAGAGAACTATACACTAGTAATCCAAATTATTATCGTTGGACTCAATGGATGTTTATTCAAATTTTTAATTCTTGGTATGATAAAAACAGTAAACAAGCTAAACCTATAGATTTTCTAATTGAAGAATTTAATCAAAATGGAAATCATTTTATTAACGCAAGTACAACATCAAATTATAAATTTGATTCAAAAACATGGAAAAAATTAAATTCATACGAAAAAGAATCTATTCTTTTAAATTATAGATTAGCTTTTTTATGTAATAATACTGTTAATTGGTGTCCAGAATTAGGAACAGTCTTAGCTAATGATGAAATAAAAAATGGAAAAAGTGAAAGAGGTGGATATCCAGTATACAAAAAAAAAATGTTACAATGGCATATAAGAATTAGTGCATATGCAGAAAGATTATTAAAAGGATTAGATATTATCGATTGTTCTAAATCTTTAAAAAAATTACAATCCAATTGGATAGGAAAATCAATAGGAACTTCTATTTTTTTTAAAATTTTATATCCTATTGGTGAAATTAATCAAATCGAATTATTTACTTCTTATCCAGAAATGATATTTGGAATGACTTTCATTATATTGTCTCCAGATCATCCACTTTCAGAAAAAATAAGTATTTTTTCTTTACATCATAAAGATGTTTTTACATATGTGAACAAAGAATTTTGTATAGACGAAAATACAAAAAATATTTCAGGTGTTTTTACAGGAAATTATGTATTACATCCTTTTATTCAAAAAAAAAGAATCCCCATTTACATTAGTAATTTTTTCTCTATAAAAAATCAAACAAAATCTATAATAGGAATACCTGGACATGAAGAAAAAAGTAAAAAATTTGCTCAAAAATTTAATATAGAAATCATAAAAGTTTTAGATTTTAATGAAAAATGTATTAATTCCAATTTTTTAAATGGATTTAATCGTAAACAAGCAAAAGAAAAAATAATCAAAATTTTAATCACAAAAAAAATAGGAGAAACTAAAACTAGTTATAAAATTCATGATGCTGTTTTTTCCAGACAAAGATATTGGGGAGAACCAATTCCCATTTATTTTAAAAATAAAATTCCCAAAATAATTCCCCTAGATCAGTTACCGATTATGCTTCCAAAAATAGATAATTTTCATACGATCAATGACAAATCTCCATTAGGTAGGGCAAAAAATTGGGCTTGGGATGAAAAAAATATGAAAATTGTTCCTAACATTCTTATTGACCAAAAATATATATTTCCAATAGAAACTAGTACAATGCCTAGTTGGGCAGGATCAAGTTGGTATTTTCTTAGATATATGGATGTTCATAATAATCAATTTTTTATTGATAAAAAAAAAGAAAATTATTGGAAAAATGTTGATTTATATATTGGTGGGGCTGAACATAGTACAGGTCATTTGATTTATGCTAGATTTTGGCATAAATTTTTATTGGATAGAGGATGGATAACTACTGAAGAACCTTTCAAAAAAATATTGAACCAAGGAATGATTTTAAGTTATTCTGCTATTATATTTAAAGTAACAGGAAAAAATATTTTTGTATCTTATGGATTATTAAAAAATAAAAAACATGCATATTCTTCTTTTCAAGAAGTATATGTAGATATTTCTTTAATTAAAAAGAATAATGAATTAGACATTAATAAATTTAAAAAATATAGATTTGAATTTTATTCTTCTATTTTTATTTTGGAAAGAGGGATCTTCTTTTGCAAAAGAAAATTGGAGAAAATGTCAAAATCTAAATATAACGTAATAAATCCTGATGAAATTTACGAAAAATATGGATCGGATGTATTTCGTATTTATGAAATGTTTTTAGGTCCCATTTATCAATCTAAACCTTGGGATGAAAAAAAAATAAATGGAATAAAAAATTTTATGAATAAATTTTGGTGTTTATTTCATAAAAATAAAATTTTTAAAGTAAGTGAAATAAATCCAACATTACAAGAATATAAAATTTTACATAATGCTATAAAAAAAATGCAAGAGAAAATGCAATCTTTTTCCTGCAATACTTCTATTAGTTTATTAATGATAACAACGAACCAATTAACTGTATTAAAATGTAATAAAAGAAAAATACTAGAACCTTTAGTTCAATTGATGGCTCCATTTGCTCCTCATATTTCAGAAGAAATATGGTATAAATTGGGTCATAAAAAATCTATTATATTTTATAATTTTCCAATTTTTAATGCAAAATATATAGTAGAAAAAGAAATAACATATCCGATTATGTTTAATGGAAAGTTAAAATTTGTAGAAAAATTTAATTATAACACTTCAATAAAAGAAATAAAACATAAAATTTTAAATCATCCTAAAACAAAATTTGTTTTGAAAAAAAAGACTTTACAAAAAATAATTTTAATACCTAAAAAAATAATAAATATTTTATTTAAATGA
- the mgtE gene encoding magnesium transporter translates to MFNEDQDYLNNDKFINSQTISRLIKIIHHNPNDVIKIFSVLKLCKAISIFKELDFSIRKKIIKNLPSAKKMELLKSLSVDDRIYFLENISKNFLKDLIKYLNTEDKSRILAYLGYPKNSVGRFMIPYYIAVQKTWSVQKVLDYIRQEVKNVFNISPINSDVIEIVYIIDQKGKLINDIKIREFLLVDPNTKVSDLINSQNIETLNITDTEKEATKIFSISNRISLPVIDDHNFLLGIVIVDDLLWILEDFQKIGGMEVLHQSYLNVSLFKLIKKRAGWLILLFIGEMLTTTVMQRFSSVIEKAVVLALFIPLVVSSGGNSGSQAASLIIQAMALGEVKIKDWWIVMRREIICGFFLGSILGLTGFIRIIVWHKLNLFNYGDHCILVGFTVFLSLIGVVLWGTLSGAMLPFIIKKLRGDPASSSAPFVATLVDVVGLIIYFSISCFLLDGILL, encoded by the coding sequence ATGTTTAATGAGGATCAAGATTATTTAAATAACGATAAATTTATAAATAGTCAAACTATAAGTAGATTAATAAAAATTATTCATCATAATCCTAATGATGTTATAAAAATATTTAGTGTATTAAAATTATGTAAAGCTATTTCTATTTTTAAAGAACTGGATTTTTCTATAAGAAAAAAAATTATAAAAAATTTGCCTTCTGCTAAAAAAATGGAATTATTAAAGAGTCTATCAGTAGATGATCGTATTTATTTTTTAGAAAATATTTCTAAAAATTTTTTAAAAGATTTAATAAAATATTTGAATACAGAAGATAAATCTAGAATTTTAGCATATCTAGGATATCCTAAAAATAGTGTAGGTCGTTTTATGATCCCATATTATATTGCAGTTCAAAAAACTTGGAGTGTACAAAAAGTTTTGGATTATATTCGGCAAGAAGTAAAAAATGTTTTTAACATTTCCCCTATAAATAGTGATGTTATAGAAATTGTCTATATAATAGACCAAAAAGGAAAATTAATCAATGATATAAAAATACGAGAATTTCTATTAGTCGATCCAAATACAAAGGTATCTGATTTAATAAATAGTCAAAATATTGAAACTTTAAATATAACAGATACAGAAAAAGAAGCTACTAAAATATTTTCTATAAGTAATAGAATCTCACTTCCAGTTATAGACGATCATAATTTTTTATTAGGAATTGTAATTGTAGATGATCTTTTATGGATTTTAGAAGATTTTCAAAAGATAGGAGGAATGGAAGTATTGCATCAATCTTATTTAAATGTTTCTTTATTCAAACTTATTAAAAAAAGAGCTGGATGGTTAATTTTATTATTTATAGGGGAAATGTTAACAACAACAGTGATGCAAAGATTTTCAAGTGTCATAGAAAAAGCTGTAGTTCTTGCTTTGTTTATTCCTTTAGTTGTTTCAAGTGGTGGAAATAGTGGGTCTCAAGCTGCAAGTTTAATTATACAAGCAATGGCTTTGGGAGAAGTGAAAATAAAAGATTGGTGGATTGTTATGCGAAGAGAAATTATTTGTGGTTTTTTTTTAGGTAGTATTTTAGGATTAACGGGTTTTATCCGTATTATAGTTTGGCATAAACTCAATTTATTTAATTATGGTGATCACTGTATATTAGTAGGTTTTACAGTATTTTTATCCTTGATTGGAGTAGTATTATGGGGGACATTAAGTGGGGCAATGCTTCCTTTCATAATTAAAAAATTAAGAGGAGATCCTGCTAGTTCTTCAGCTCCTTTTGTAGCTACATTGGTAGATGTAGTAGGATTAATCATATATTTTTCTATATCTTGTTTTCTTTTAGATGGAATTTTATTATAA
- a CDS encoding RluA family pseudouridine synthase: MKKIKIIVDENQKEIRIDKFLKSNIENISRNQIQKLTISGKVLVNQHTVKKNYKIKPLDFVEIEISNIEILDHLEYENIIAEKINLNIIYEDEDVIVVNKPAGMVVHPGFGNEKGTLIHGIKYHFQNKNLNDFNLYRSGLVHRLDKDTSGLLVIAKNEYSKKYLFQQFNSKTIQREYRALIWGNLLEEKGIITGFIGRDPKNRKRMTLFKKNEYYKGKYSVTHYKVLERFKYLTYVSCNIKTGKTHQIRAHFKYLGHPLFHDSMYGGNKIFMKKKCSNKNIEFFKNCLKLLSRQALHAISLSFIHPKNGKCYFYCPIPEDFKIVLQKCRKIFL; encoded by the coding sequence ATGAAAAAAATAAAAATTATTGTAGACGAAAATCAAAAAGAAATTCGCATTGATAAATTTTTGAAAAGTAATATAGAAAATATTAGTAGAAATCAAATTCAAAAATTAACTATTTCTGGAAAAGTTCTAGTAAATCAACATACAGTAAAAAAAAATTATAAGATTAAACCTTTGGATTTTGTAGAAATAGAAATTTCTAATATAGAAATATTAGATCATTTAGAATATGAAAATATTATTGCAGAAAAAATAAATCTTAATATTATCTATGAAGATGAAGATGTTATTGTTGTTAATAAACCTGCAGGAATGGTGGTACATCCTGGTTTCGGTAATGAAAAAGGAACATTAATTCATGGAATAAAATATCATTTTCAAAATAAAAATTTAAATGATTTTAATTTATATAGAAGTGGATTAGTTCATAGATTGGATAAGGATACATCAGGGTTGTTAGTTATAGCTAAAAATGAATATTCTAAAAAATATTTATTTCAACAATTTAATTCTAAAACAATTCAAAGAGAATATAGAGCCTTAATATGGGGAAATTTACTTGAAGAAAAAGGAATTATAACTGGGTTTATTGGAAGAGATCCTAAAAATAGAAAAAGAATGACCCTTTTTAAAAAAAATGAATATTATAAAGGAAAATATTCTGTAACACATTATAAAGTATTAGAGAGGTTTAAATATTTAACATATGTTTCTTGTAATATAAAGACAGGAAAAACACATCAAATAAGAGCTCATTTCAAATATTTGGGGCATCCATTATTTCATGATTCAATGTATGGTGGAAATAAAATTTTTATGAAAAAAAAATGTTCGAACAAAAATATAGAATTTTTTAAAAATTGTTTAAAATTATTATCAAGACAAGCTTTACATGCTATATCTCTTTCTTTTATACATCCAAAAAATGGAAAATGTTATTTCTATTGTCCAATTCCTGAAGATTTTAAAATCGTTTTACAAAAATGTAGGAAAATATTTTTATAA
- a CDS encoding PASTA domain-containing protein has product MKYFAIFIINFLIAILILYKIAQLALKWVDVYTKHGSYVVVPDLKGFTIHKSISVLKKLGLKYEIDTSHYDPNFKINQIISFSPESGGHVKEGRHIYIQVNSKSSQSVLPNIINKDKRMAIKLLHANHIFVKEIRYINDIDKNTVLKVLYKNKSIQPGYKFTSNQEGITLIIGKKYEKNNLVVVPNVIGMSLHSATRIFKNQLFHVINFYYDHTITNPDINAKVYRQKPEPGVFYDKNKSIELWLSSIELLDQTEKIQIKDSKDSKKQTEKIQIKDSKDSKKQTE; this is encoded by the coding sequence ATGAAATATTTTGCAATATTCATCATTAATTTTTTAATTGCTATATTGATATTATATAAAATAGCTCAATTGGCATTGAAATGGGTAGATGTTTATACGAAACATGGATCTTATGTTGTAGTCCCTGATTTAAAAGGTTTTACTATACATAAATCTATATCTGTTTTAAAAAAATTAGGGCTGAAATATGAGATAGATACATCCCATTATGATCCTAATTTTAAAATTAATCAAATCATTTCCTTTTCTCCAGAATCGGGAGGTCATGTAAAAGAAGGAAGACATATATATATACAAGTTAATTCTAAATCATCTCAATCTGTTTTACCTAATATCATAAATAAAGATAAACGAATGGCTATAAAATTGCTTCATGCTAATCATATTTTTGTTAAAGAAATCAGATATATTAATGATATAGATAAAAACACTGTTTTAAAAGTTTTATATAAAAATAAATCTATTCAACCTGGATACAAATTTACTTCTAATCAAGAAGGAATCACTTTGATTATTGGAAAAAAATATGAAAAAAATAATTTGGTAGTGGTACCTAATGTTATTGGAATGTCATTACATTCCGCAACTCGCATTTTTAAAAATCAATTATTTCATGTTATTAATTTTTACTATGATCACACAATCACAAATCCTGATATAAATGCAAAAGTATACCGTCAAAAACCTGAACCTGGAGTTTTTTATGATAAAAATAAATCTATTGAACTTTGGTTAAGTTCAATAGAATTGTTAGATCAAACTGAAAAAATTCAAATAAAAGATTCCAAAGATTCTAAAAAACAAACTGAAAAAATTCAAATAAAAGATTCCAAAGATTCTAAAAAACAAACTGAAA
- a CDS encoding D-alanine--D-alanine ligase has protein sequence MKKIAVIMGGYSKESLISIQSGKVVYENLCRKEFDPYRIYLLKEKWFLKNDENKEYSINKQDFTIFGGMKGLKFDCIFNAIHGTPGEDGILQAYFELLKIPYTGCNFHHANVTFNKKYCLTLLKHFGINTAESFFLNKNQVFCTKKIIDKVGLPCFVKPNRSGSSLGISKVYKEKDLDHAIQKAFLEDEEIIVESYLEGREVSVGVFSFKNEVIVLPITEIISQNDFFDFESKYSGKSKEITPAKFDPNIENKIRKIAMKVYKFLNLSGISRSEYIIVNEEPFFLEINTIPGFSEESIFPKQLKAIGMSLSEVFKDSIFTSIDKMKK, from the coding sequence ATGAAAAAAATAGCTGTTATTATGGGGGGATATTCAAAAGAATCTCTTATTTCAATACAAAGTGGAAAAGTTGTTTATGAAAATTTATGTAGAAAAGAATTTGATCCTTATAGGATATATCTTCTTAAAGAGAAATGGTTTTTGAAAAATGATGAAAATAAAGAATATTCTATAAATAAACAAGATTTTACTATTTTTGGTGGAATGAAAGGACTAAAATTTGACTGTATATTTAATGCTATACATGGTACTCCAGGAGAAGATGGAATATTACAAGCTTATTTTGAACTACTAAAAATACCTTATACAGGATGTAATTTTCATCATGCTAATGTTACTTTTAATAAAAAATATTGTTTAACTTTATTGAAGCATTTTGGCATTAATACAGCTGAATCTTTTTTTTTAAACAAGAATCAGGTTTTTTGTACAAAAAAAATTATAGATAAAGTAGGGCTTCCTTGTTTTGTAAAACCCAATAGATCTGGATCTAGTTTAGGAATAAGTAAGGTTTATAAAGAAAAAGATTTGGATCATGCAATACAAAAAGCTTTTTTAGAAGATGAAGAAATTATTGTGGAATCTTATCTTGAAGGAAGAGAAGTATCCGTTGGCGTTTTTTCATTTAAAAATGAAGTCATTGTTTTACCAATAACAGAAATAATTAGTCAAAATGATTTTTTTGATTTTGAATCAAAATATTCCGGAAAATCTAAAGAAATCACTCCGGCAAAATTTGATCCAAATATAGAGAATAAAATACGAAAAATAGCAATGAAAGTATATAAGTTTCTTAATTTATCAGGAATATCTAGATCGGAATATATCATTGTAAATGAAGAACCCTTTTTTTTAGAAATAAACACAATTCCAGGTTTTTCAGAAGAAAGTATTTTTCCAAAACAATTGAAAGCAATTGGAATGTCTTTATCCGAAGTATTTAAAGATTCCATATTTACTTCTATTGATAAAATGAAAAAATAA